The sequence CGCCATGAGCATCAGGTGCAGGTGCATGTGCTGGCGCCTCACCGTGTCCTGAAGCAAGTGCGGGAGTAGCAGCTGTCAGCTTTATAACCGCCGGTGCACCTATCCCTGCAAGTACTGACGCACCTGCTATTTTCAGAAATTTTCTTCTTTTATTATCCATTAGTGCATTGCCTCCTTCGATCCTGCTTCGTTGGGAGTCAGGTGACAATCCCAACAATAGGGGTCTACTGCTGCATAGGTATGACAGCTGTCGCAGAATTTTTCTTTTTGACTATGACATGTCATACATGCCATCTGCAAGCCTTTGGGATATTTCTTCCCGTTGATCTCAAGAATCTCACGATCTCCATCCCGCAGGACGTTATCACGCCACTCGTTGAGTAGCTGCATATGATTTGCCCGCATATAATCAGCCGGCATGACACACTGTTTCTCTCCACCTGGTGGCAACTCGGGTTTCGGCAAATCACCCGCCGTGGTCAACCCGTTGAACCAGATTGGAAAGGTCACAAAAAGGACGAATAAAATCAGTCCCGGTATGATTGTTCCTTTGTTATACATTTACGTTTCCTCCGTTCCGGTTCCTGTTAAACCATGGTCCTGAAGCCATCGGGAAGCTCTGATTCAGTTCCGTCGGCGCCATACCCCATGGCTCGTT comes from Desulfocapsa sulfexigens DSM 10523 and encodes:
- the dsrJ gene encoding sulfate reduction electron transfer complex DsrMKJOP subunit DsrJ, which codes for MYNKGTIIPGLILFVLFVTFPIWFNGLTTAGDLPKPELPPGGEKQCVMPADYMRANHMQLLNEWRDNVLRDGDREILEINGKKYPKGLQMACMTCHSQKEKFCDSCHTYAAVDPYCWDCHLTPNEAGSKEAMH